Below is a window of Littorina saxatilis isolate snail1 linkage group LG2, US_GU_Lsax_2.0, whole genome shotgun sequence DNA.
ccagtcacattattctgacaccggaccaaccagtcctagcactaaccccataatgccagacgccaggcggagcagccacttgattgccaattttaaagtcttagtatgacccggccggggttcgaacccacgacctcccgatcacggggcggacgccttactactaggccaaccgtgccggtagaggCCACCTAAACCCTCCATAAAATGCTAACATTCATTTTCGGCTGGGGGACGCATTTTCGGCGCGCCCTAGACCCCCCagcaagggcgctgcccctgcaccccgccgGAGCCgtagcggcccctggaccccggccttccaaaaatgttcagtcctggcaacattttgggctcccacccatgaTATATATAGGGCCGTTTATCTCCCTGTAGTATCACTATCGACATTTGTGTCACTGACCCGTTGGACAATGTGATAAAGAGTTGTTAGGTATTGTTGGGTGACATCAaaagcacaacacacacagataaactgTCACGTATCTCCTCCAACGATGAGGCTTAAAGTACTCCAATGTAAAACATAACGTTTTCTGCTAGaaatgtaaaactaaaaggTCCCCCTGCGCCTTCCgttttgattttatttgttatttccttATTTTTATGTATGTATCGTTTAACTGAGCTGCCCTGAAAAGCAAAAATGACCgatatttttgtttgctttgtgtcATGTGTATTTTGTTTTCATGACTCAAAGAAAAATATTTGACAAAGACCCATACCCGCCCCCAGTCGCCCCCTCCCCGACCCACCCCTTCCTGACCCCCTTTAGCTTTGTTTCTGTGAAATACAAAATTCTGTTGATTCTGTTTCCAGGGTGTTAGCAGTTCAAAGGGCTTCACCGAACTTTCCACTGCTATGACAAGGATGTTGTGACACTGACgaaacaacagaacaacacatcGACTACAATGGCAACAAAACATTCGCCAGCCTTGCCACCATGGCTTGCAGCAGTCCTCATCACTCTTACCGGCATGGGCATGAGCACAGTGCAGGCCAAGCGAGTCATCATGCTGCCTATGCCCTTCGAGAACCACATCGACTACCACGGCAACGTTGCACGTGCTCTTATGAAACTGGGTCACGAGGTGTGGACGATCGTTCCGGCCATCTTGGCAGATCGAGGCAAGCTGGACACATCTGATCTCAACGTTGTGCTGTACGACACGCCCTTTGACATCGAGGACCGGACCATGCCCAGGCTGCCCGAAAGGTACTTCAAGGGCATGTCGGACAACTACGACGAGCTGGAGACGATCATGAAGGAGCACTGCGAGAGGATACTGAAGAACCACACCTTCTTCAAAACCTTGCAGCACATCAAGCCGGACTTTGTCGTCATCGACAACCTGTCTCTGGTGTACATGCTGGTGATCCTGCCTTACAAGCTGGGCGTGCCTTTCGCCTTCGTGGGGTCTTCCTACGACCCCATAGCGCAGAGAGTGCCTTTCTCCCCAGCCGTCACTCCGCTGCCTGTCTTTCCGTACAGCGACCACATGACCTTCTTCCAGCGAGTGAAGAACACGCTGGTGTTTCTCAAGCACTGCTGGAACTACAAAGACGCCTACGAGGACGCTGTGGCGAGATTCGCTCCGGAGAAGCCGAGCATTCCCGTCGACATGCTGATCGCCAGGGCGGAGATGTGGCTGGTGGAGATGGACCACATCTTGGACTACCCCAAGCCCAGCCTGCCCAACGTCAAGTTCATCGGAGGCACCGTGAAAGGTCCTGCTGGCCCCTTACCCAAAGAGTTCAATTCCTTCATGGACGACGCCCTGGAGGGAGTGGTGTTGGTGTCCTTCGGCAAGTACGTGCTGGGTCTTCCCACTGACATCAGCGACAAGCTGTTCGAGGTGTTTGAAAGCCTGCCCATGAAGGTCATCTTCAGGTCCAACCTCACCTCGCCCAACCCCAGCAAGATCATGACGTCCACGTGGTTACCGCAGAACGATCTGTTGGGTCATCCCAACACCAAGGTGTTCGTCAGTCATTGCGGTAAGAACGGGCAGTACGAGGCTCTCTACCACGCCGTGCCTGTCGTCGCCACCCCTCTCTTCTACGACCAACCTTACAACGCCGAGCGCATGCGCGTCAAAGGTCTTGCGGAAGTGATCGACCTGCGCACGAGCACGGCAGCGGAAATGACGGCGGCCATCATGAAGGTCGCCCGCCAGCCACGATACAAGCAAGCCATCACGGCTGCCTCACGTCTGTTTCGGCAGCAGTTCCACGTGCCCGTAGAAGTGGCGGCACGCTGGTTGGACCACGTCATGAAGTACGGAGGTGCCTATATGCGTTCTGCCGGCCAGGACCTGACCATGAACGAGTTTCTCATCTTCGATGTCATAGGTTTCCTGGCCGTGGCTTTTCTTGTGCTGCTTGCTGGCGTGTTGTACGCTGGTTTGATGGTCTACCGTCACATTGTGTgcaggaagaagaagactgaaTAAAGTACCACACAACGTAGGACTTTAGGGATTCTACATTAGCCAGGATATATCTGTCAGTTCTAAACTATTATTTCAGTCACCATTAGGCTCATTCGGCGACAAACCGTAGGAGCTTATTCCTTTGCAAAGTGACCACCAAcatcaacaagaagaagaacaacaacaacaacgacaacaactcttactacgacaacaacaacagcaacaacaacaacaattagaGTTGCAAATTTGGACCCAAAAGTGTAAGTTTTACCGCTCAGTCATTGAACTTTACCATAAAACtccatttcatatggaatagcAGACTAAAGTTAAGTCTTTTATCCATCTGATTCCTGCGGCATTTGGACGTGGACAATGATTAACTTTCGTTTGAAAACCAGACATAGGAAGTGTAAGCCAATCCTCTCATTTCTTGGTGTAGATTTTACTCCTAACAGCGAGATGCACAGAGCTCCGTCCGCCCATAGATTGGTAGCTGCTTTCTTTGTTGtgtgactctctccctctcccccctgtGTGGACTGCTGTATATAGATTGGTAGCTGCTTTCTTTGTTGTGTGACTCTCCCTCCTGTGTGGACTGATGTATATAGATTGGTAGCTGCTTTCTTTGTTGTGTGACTCTCCCTCCTGTGTGGACTGATGTATATAGATTGGTAGCTGCTTTCTTTGTTGTGtgactctccctctcccccctgtGTGGACTGCTGTATATAGATTGGTAGCTGCTTTCTTTGTTGTGtgactctccctctcccccctgtGTGGACTGATGTATATAGATTGGTAGCTGCTTTCTTTGTTGTGTGACTCTCCCCCCTGTGTGGACTGATGTATATAGATTGGTAGCTGCTTTCTTTGTTGTGTGACTCTCCCTCTCCAGTGTGGACTGCTGTATATATAGATCTTTGGGTGAACATTTACTTCTGTGGCTTCTGCACTGAAAATGTTATCaaaaaaatgttgattcaaTGAGGAGTCGGTGCACTCTTACATACAGAGCAGCGACCTAATGAATTTACTTTACAGTGGTTATACGGAGCAACAGCCCAGAATGATGGAATATACTCAGCATTCTGTGCTGCAATATGGACACTATATTACTATTAAAGTGGCGAAGATCCGTTTCGAGGCATTGACGTCTCTTCTACATTACTGAGTTGACCTGTCTAACTTGACTCAGGACTTCGTGGTAGTCTAAAATATGATGTTCACAAAGACGGGAACCGAATTCCGAAATAACAAGTGGAACATGTTGATCAAGACATTAACATAATAAAGCTTAGGTGTATTTTGAGAATGTATTTGTGTGATCTGACAATAtcatttgtatgtttttgtgtcaaCTGTACCATGATTTTTCTTGTCTCCTCCAGCTAAGAAAAGTGCCATCGGACACTAttttgagagggagagagaggggaaggggtgggggggggggggttgggaaggtaggacagagacagacatccAGCCAGACGGACGGGCAGGTAGACAGAAAAGCAGGCTGACAGTTACACTGGCTGGCACGCATAgcgtgagtgagagagagagagagagagagagagagagagagagagagagagagagagagagagagagagagagagagagagagagagagagagagagagagagagagagagagagagagaggcgagagatagacagacagacagacaaaatgtcAGACCTTCTGTTCATGATCAGTAGGTTACCTAAAGGAGTGATCGTGCGATACTCTGCCGCTAAGGCCTTGGTTTAGGCCGGTCTTCATCAACGGAAAATTAGCATGACCTGTGCAAAagtttgttgtgttgttgttttgatttgtttatgtgtgtgtttgtttttaaggCTGATGTTGACATGCCCCTGACAAACGCAGAGCGGTGTAAGTGTTGATTACAGCAGACCAGACTGAAAATGAAGACAGAGTTCTGATCTAACTTCAGACAATCGTCTTATTTAATTTAGCAATTCAGCTGCATGAATATTTTACTCACAGGTTGCAAATGAAAAagatccgtgtgtgtgtgtgtgtgtgtgtgtgtgtgtgtgtgtgtgtgtgtgtgtgtgtgtgtgtgtgtgtgtgttcgtgtgagtACTCAAAATGAAGAATGCATTCTGATCTCAATTTAGACAATCCAGCTGTGTCTTTGTGGGATGGGGTtggttgtgttgtattgtacaGTGTCAGCAGCTGAAGCGTGTCGGTATGAGAATGTCTCCTTACATTGTTTAGCTGCTGCAATGTTCTTTGTAATTCAGTGTCAGTGTTCGAGTGATGCTTTGTCACGAACTTGATAGTTACACGCATGCGTCTAATGAGTCTTCTTTTAGCGTGACTGTGTCTTTGTCAGTGGAAAAAAGTCAGTGTTCAATCCAGTACAAGCTGTGCCTAATTGTGTGTGAATAAATGTGATTTGTAATTGCACAATATGTTTTCACCGTTGTTGGTCTGttgtatgcatatatatatttgcgtgtgtgtgtgtgtgtgtgtgtgtgtgtttgagcgcgtgtgcgtgcgtgcttgcgtgtgtgtgtgtcagtgtgtgtgtgcgtgcttgcgtgtgtgtgtatgcgcgcgtgcgtgcgtgtgtgtatgtgtgtgagcgcgcgtacgtgcgtgcgtgcgtgtgtgtaagtgtgtgtgcgcgtgcgtgtgtgtaagtgtgcgtgtgtttgagcCTTTTCACTTCCGAGGCTAGTTGAAGCCTGTCTTCAGCTCAAACCTCCAGCGGGCTCGGTCTTGG
It encodes the following:
- the LOC138960184 gene encoding UDP-glucuronosyltransferase 2A1-like; amino-acid sequence: MATKHSPALPPWLAAVLITLTGMGMSTVQAKRVIMLPMPFENHIDYHGNVARALMKLGHEVWTIVPAILADRGKLDTSDLNVVLYDTPFDIEDRTMPRLPERYFKGMSDNYDELETIMKEHCERILKNHTFFKTLQHIKPDFVVIDNLSLVYMLVILPYKLGVPFAFVGSSYDPIAQRVPFSPAVTPLPVFPYSDHMTFFQRVKNTLVFLKHCWNYKDAYEDAVARFAPEKPSIPVDMLIARAEMWLVEMDHILDYPKPSLPNVKFIGGTVKGPAGPLPKEFNSFMDDALEGVVLVSFGKYVLGLPTDISDKLFEVFESLPMKVIFRSNLTSPNPSKIMTSTWLPQNDLLGHPNTKVFVSHCGKNGQYEALYHAVPVVATPLFYDQPYNAERMRVKGLAEVIDLRTSTAAEMTAAIMKVARQPRYKQAITAASRLFRQQFHVPVEVAARWLDHVMKYGGAYMRSAGQDLTMNEFLIFDVIGFLAVAFLVLLAGVLYAGLMVYRHIVCRKKKTE